In the genome of Halobacterium noricense, one region contains:
- a CDS encoding SDR family oxidoreductase: MDLGLSEKRAFVLAASQGLGKAVATELVRDGASVIIASRNTDRLTTAVKEIRQETGCEADAIDYVVCDLDDEDGIRTASREAIDQLGGLDILVTNHGGPQTSRFPDLSIEEFDNGYQSVLRSTIIACEECLPELQKAEGTITNLVAASALEPSASGVIGNVFRPGIYGLSKVLAEEYGDDGIRVNCVAPRGVTSNRIEEKIEALAEREGITETQALERRTDELALDELGQPEEFARTAVYVASPAADYLTGAVIPIDGGWHRHAF; the protein is encoded by the coding sequence ATGGACTTAGGTCTCTCCGAGAAGCGTGCATTTGTCCTAGCAGCAAGTCAGGGTCTCGGGAAGGCAGTTGCGACAGAACTCGTACGCGATGGCGCTTCCGTTATCATCGCCTCACGAAATACGGACCGACTTACAACTGCTGTCAAGGAGATTCGACAAGAGACGGGTTGTGAAGCAGACGCCATCGATTACGTCGTCTGTGATCTTGATGACGAGGACGGGATTCGAACCGCCTCACGCGAAGCAATCGATCAACTTGGCGGCCTTGATATTCTGGTCACGAATCACGGTGGACCCCAAACGTCGCGCTTTCCTGACCTTTCAATCGAAGAGTTCGATAATGGCTATCAGAGCGTCCTCCGCAGCACGATCATCGCGTGTGAAGAGTGCCTTCCAGAACTCCAAAAAGCAGAAGGGACGATCACGAATCTCGTCGCGGCATCTGCGCTCGAACCGTCCGCCAGCGGTGTCATCGGGAACGTCTTCCGCCCCGGCATATACGGCCTCTCGAAGGTCCTCGCTGAAGAATACGGAGACGATGGCATCCGAGTCAACTGTGTTGCTCCTCGTGGCGTGACGTCCAATCGTATTGAGGAGAAAATCGAAGCACTCGCCGAACGTGAAGGGATTACGGAGACACAAGCGTTGGAACGCCGGACTGACGAACTGGCACTTGACGAACTCGGACAGCCCGAGGAGTTCGCCCGAACAGCAGTGTACGTGGCATCACCCGCCGCAGACTACCTCACCGGTGCAGTAATTCCAATTGACGGCGGCTGGCATCGCCATGCTTTCTAA
- a CDS encoding MFS transporter, protein MRGRNDTGPDVLLLTSSIWFLAKFLRYAFPPLFPQFQVLYGVSNSVLGGAFTAMMLVYALLQFPAGVVADRFGTARVVTSGVIVTGVASLTLAMPVPLAVLIGGMMLMGFGTGVHKTVAVDLLSTLYPERRGRALGVHDTFGAFGGVVAPAVVVAVMSGSGWRTLFFGSGVVAVVLASVFWMRTPDVVSTGQTTVGDNPSLDDYRGLLGDYRFDAFLLVTVGFSFAYNGLTAFLPLYLTSAAGLSSATASLLYSVLFAVSLVQLITGELSDRFSLLAVVVGTLALATIGLFGLLVGSSPFVLGAAVVVIGLGSHGFRPIRGIHLVNLIPDSLAGGGLGVARTVLMGAGAVAPAVVGYVSEYADFRAAFGLLVAANTVATLIAVWLLVTDPGGNH, encoded by the coding sequence ATGAGAGGTCGGAACGATACCGGCCCCGACGTGTTGCTTCTAACGTCAAGCATCTGGTTTCTCGCAAAGTTTCTACGCTACGCGTTCCCACCGCTGTTCCCCCAGTTTCAGGTTCTCTACGGCGTCTCGAATAGCGTGCTCGGTGGTGCGTTCACTGCTATGATGTTAGTGTACGCGCTGTTGCAGTTCCCCGCTGGTGTCGTTGCTGACCGTTTTGGGACAGCACGCGTCGTTACGTCCGGTGTCATCGTCACGGGAGTCGCATCACTGACACTAGCGATGCCGGTCCCGCTAGCCGTACTCATCGGCGGCATGATGCTCATGGGCTTCGGTACGGGTGTCCACAAGACTGTTGCAGTTGATTTGCTCTCGACACTCTACCCGGAACGCCGCGGCCGCGCACTGGGCGTCCACGATACATTCGGCGCTTTTGGCGGCGTCGTCGCCCCCGCCGTCGTCGTTGCAGTTATGAGCGGATCCGGATGGCGCACACTCTTCTTTGGTAGCGGCGTTGTTGCGGTCGTTCTCGCGAGTGTATTCTGGATGCGAACGCCCGACGTTGTCTCGACTGGGCAGACGACAGTAGGTGACAATCCATCCCTCGACGACTATCGCGGCCTCCTCGGTGACTATCGATTTGACGCATTCCTCCTCGTCACGGTTGGGTTCTCCTTCGCATATAACGGCCTTACTGCGTTCCTTCCCCTATACCTCACTAGTGCTGCGGGCCTCAGTAGTGCTACCGCGAGCCTGCTGTACAGCGTGCTGTTCGCAGTAAGTCTCGTCCAGCTAATCACCGGCGAGTTGAGCGATCGGTTCAGCCTGCTCGCAGTCGTCGTCGGCACGCTTGCGCTCGCGACAATCGGCTTGTTCGGCTTGCTCGTCGGTAGCTCACCGTTCGTGCTCGGCGCCGCTGTCGTCGTGATCGGGCTCGGGAGCCATGGATTCCGTCCCATCCGCGGCATCCATCTCGTCAACTTGATTCCAGACTCACTGGCGGGTGGTGGGCTCGGCGTCGCACGGACAGTTCTGATGGGAGCAGGTGCTGTCGCCCCCGCAGTCGTCGGGTACGTCTCCGAGTATGCAGACTTTCGGGCGGCGTTCGGTCTCCTTGTAGCTGCCAACACTGTTGCTACCCTCATCGCGGTCTGGTTACTCGTCACAGATCCCGGCGGAAATCACTGA
- a CDS encoding aminotransferase class I/II-fold pyridoxal phosphate-dependent enzyme → MPDVTERVRGVERSRIRMMFDRAEQHDGDLVRLEVGEPDFDTPEHIVEAAAEAARRGETHYTPNAGTLKLREAVAERFERERGVSFDPESEIMATVGGMEALHLALLATAEDGEEVVIPSPVYPNYEAQAKLADATPVNVPLDEEAGYALDVDVVRDAITEDTAAVVLNSPANPTSQVFDRDAALAVVEAAAEHDAWVVSDEVYMGLTYDGPTCSLAADAETDNVLVVDSVSKQYAMTGWRVGWLAGPEGLISETTKIHEATTASPSSVGQAAAREALTGNQEPIEEMYDAFLERRNYVADRIADIDGVTAPTPDGAFYAFIDVSELGDDFEIAKELCDDYGVVLTPGSGFGPGGAGKLRLSFANSLENLEEGLDRFETFVADNR, encoded by the coding sequence ATGCCCGACGTCACGGAGCGGGTGCGGGGCGTCGAACGCTCGCGCATCCGCATGATGTTCGACCGCGCGGAGCAACACGACGGCGACCTCGTCCGACTGGAAGTTGGCGAGCCGGACTTCGACACGCCCGAGCACATCGTCGAAGCGGCCGCCGAGGCAGCCCGGCGCGGCGAGACGCACTACACGCCGAACGCGGGGACGCTGAAACTCCGTGAGGCCGTCGCGGAGAGATTCGAGCGCGAGCGCGGCGTGAGCTTCGACCCCGAGTCCGAAATCATGGCGACGGTCGGCGGGATGGAGGCGCTGCACCTGGCGCTGCTCGCGACCGCGGAGGACGGCGAGGAGGTCGTCATCCCGTCGCCAGTCTACCCGAATTACGAGGCGCAGGCGAAGCTGGCGGATGCGACGCCGGTCAACGTCCCGCTCGACGAGGAAGCGGGATATGCGCTCGACGTGGACGTCGTCCGCGACGCCATCACCGAGGACACCGCGGCGGTCGTGCTGAATTCGCCGGCGAACCCGACCAGCCAGGTGTTCGACCGCGACGCTGCGCTGGCGGTCGTCGAGGCTGCCGCCGAACACGACGCGTGGGTCGTCTCCGACGAAGTCTACATGGGACTGACGTACGACGGCCCGACGTGCAGTCTCGCTGCCGACGCGGAGACGGACAACGTGCTCGTCGTCGACTCCGTCTCCAAGCAGTACGCGATGACCGGGTGGCGCGTCGGCTGGCTCGCTGGCCCCGAAGGCCTGATTTCGGAGACGACGAAGATTCACGAGGCGACGACCGCTTCGCCGTCCAGCGTCGGGCAGGCGGCAGCCAGGGAAGCGCTCACCGGCAACCAAGAACCGATCGAGGAGATGTACGACGCGTTCCTCGAACGCCGCAACTACGTCGCCGACCGCATCGCCGACATCGACGGCGTCACCGCGCCTACGCCCGACGGCGCGTTCTACGCGTTCATCGACGTCTCCGAGCTCGGCGACGACTTCGAAATCGCCAAAGAGCTCTGTGACGACTACGGCGTCGTCCTCACGCCCGGCAGCGGCTTCGGCCCGGGTGGCGCGGGCAAGCTCCGGCTCTCGTTCGCCAACAGCCTCGAGAACCTCGAAGAAGGCCTGGACCGCTTCGAGACGTTCGTCGCCGACAATCGGTAG
- a CDS encoding universal stress protein, with protein sequence MPVIVAVDRDQSVTELVTEGAKLANAFDEELEVVHVMKRETFRELEEESVEETGKTVSLDNVRAMAREISSDAIEDADVDGTAVGLVGKPADEIVKYATKHDASYLVVGGRKRSAVGKAIFGSVTQSILLDAESPVVAVMGD encoded by the coding sequence ATGCCAGTTATTGTAGCTGTTGACAGAGATCAATCTGTGACAGAACTCGTCACGGAGGGCGCAAAGTTAGCTAATGCTTTCGACGAAGAACTGGAGGTTGTTCACGTGATGAAACGCGAAACATTCCGTGAGCTCGAAGAGGAGAGCGTCGAAGAGACCGGGAAAACCGTGAGTTTGGACAACGTTCGTGCCATGGCGCGCGAAATTTCCTCGGACGCCATCGAGGACGCAGATGTCGATGGAACCGCAGTCGGCCTCGTTGGCAAACCTGCGGATGAAATAGTGAAGTACGCTACAAAACACGACGCGTCCTACCTGGTAGTCGGTGGACGAAAGCGATCTGCCGTCGGGAAGGCAATCTTCGGGAGTGTTACGCAATCGATACTGCTTGACGCCGAAAGTCCGGTCGTTGCAGTCATGGGTGACTAA
- a CDS encoding hydroxyacid dehydrogenase yields the protein MDIGIVVVHARRDIVTEYVESPERVPIYASPKTVLIMTRQWNVLLPPTIDPTGPDSLSDIADSKSRAEYEDEDALLAEINQYDAIITRTQPVTAELIAASDRLKVITKHGAGVDNIDIEAATEHGVIVSNTPGENTTSVAEHAVMLLLAAKRKVVRADRATRNADWRRQDFRGHQLSDRTLGLFGAGNAGQRVAEFLSGFDVSCVAYDPYVDPEVLPENVSLVETTPELFECVDDVSVHTPLTDETHHAVGKEQLESLPEDAVVVNTARGGVIDEEALAVVLREGTIAGAGIDVFESEPPNPDNPLLDCETAIFTQHTAGVAVEALENVSQAVAANVRTVYEGGVPETVLNPEALE from the coding sequence TTGGACATCGGGATCGTCGTCGTTCACGCTAGGCGAGATATCGTGACGGAATACGTAGAATCGCCGGAAAGAGTTCCTATATATGCCTCTCCGAAGACGGTTCTGATCATGACACGACAGTGGAATGTGTTGCTCCCGCCGACAATCGATCCAACCGGTCCGGATTCCCTTTCCGACATCGCGGACTCCAAAAGCCGCGCGGAATACGAGGACGAAGATGCGCTCCTCGCAGAGATCAATCAGTACGATGCAATCATCACTCGGACGCAGCCAGTGACTGCTGAACTGATCGCAGCTTCAGACCGTCTTAAAGTGATAACGAAACACGGTGCAGGCGTCGACAACATCGACATTGAGGCTGCGACTGAACACGGTGTCATCGTGTCGAACACTCCCGGTGAGAATACGACATCGGTTGCGGAACACGCAGTGATGTTGTTGCTCGCGGCGAAGCGGAAGGTCGTTCGGGCAGACCGCGCAACCAGGAATGCCGACTGGCGACGGCAGGACTTTCGCGGTCACCAGCTAAGCGACCGCACTCTGGGGTTATTCGGTGCGGGGAACGCTGGTCAGCGAGTGGCCGAATTCCTTTCCGGGTTCGATGTGTCGTGCGTGGCATACGATCCATACGTGGACCCTGAAGTCCTCCCGGAGAACGTCTCGCTCGTCGAGACCACGCCTGAGCTATTCGAGTGTGTCGATGACGTGAGCGTCCACACCCCACTTACCGACGAGACACATCATGCCGTCGGCAAGGAACAGCTTGAATCCCTGCCGGAAGACGCCGTCGTCGTGAACACAGCACGTGGTGGTGTCATCGACGAAGAAGCGCTCGCAGTTGTGCTTCGAGAAGGAACAATTGCAGGCGCAGGAATTGACGTATTCGAGTCTGAGCCACCCAATCCTGATAATCCACTCCTCGATTGTGAGACAGCGATTTTCACCCAACACACTGCAGGTGTGGCGGTCGAAGCCCTCGAAAACGTGAGCCAGGCGGTTGCAGCAAACGTACGGACAGTTTATGAGGGTGGGGTTCCAGAGACCGTGCTGAATCCCGAAGCTCTCGAGTGA
- a CDS encoding SLC13 family permease encodes MENSTNGSDGERLDALIQISGVATAIAVILWSHFTQPPMGLTPEMQSVLAVFAFSLVLWLSKAVPYVVSAVVSVVLLVALGGVESFQAATIGFASSLVFFLLLLLLLGQAIAKVELDAWFAARLLSAGTRSSRPIRSLSRHMLALSFVMPSAVARAVTFIPVVRQITDSYGLGHDSDFERTSFLVLGHINPIASMSLMTGGGMAIITSELIQSEIRPITWVEWAVLMIPPVVILYSLAAFTAERFYGAQSELDLAIDEADDELLLSDDSEAAADFEFTRDQAIVGAVMVASVGLWVVGSFIGVPTIVPAALAVGFLSLPGIDIITAEDITEVSWGILFVIGTMFSILDAMETSGTLTYIVDSITAIIPFASLTHWQIIAVLLALAVFIRIFFSTASAAIIVVLPIILQFGESLGVNQLYLAFSVLLIVGSTTILPFNTTSVLLSFDRGPLSNSDVAAFGLVTMVYAVFVIIFAWTVYWPLFI; translated from the coding sequence ATGGAAAATAGCACTAACGGTAGCGACGGAGAACGCCTCGATGCTCTTATCCAGATTAGTGGAGTGGCAACTGCCATCGCAGTTATTCTCTGGAGCCACTTCACACAGCCGCCGATGGGACTCACTCCCGAAATGCAAAGTGTTCTCGCAGTCTTCGCATTTTCACTCGTTCTCTGGCTCAGTAAGGCGGTCCCTTACGTTGTCTCGGCAGTTGTTTCGGTCGTTCTCTTAGTTGCGTTAGGTGGTGTTGAGAGTTTTCAAGCGGCGACGATCGGGTTCGCTTCTTCACTCGTCTTTTTCCTCTTGTTGTTGTTACTCCTCGGGCAGGCTATCGCTAAGGTGGAACTCGACGCGTGGTTTGCGGCCCGCCTTCTCTCAGCGGGAACGCGGTCTTCGCGTCCGATTCGATCTCTGTCCAGGCACATGCTTGCCCTCTCGTTCGTTATGCCGTCGGCTGTCGCTCGTGCAGTCACGTTCATCCCAGTTGTTCGACAGATAACGGATTCCTACGGACTTGGACACGACAGTGACTTCGAACGAACGTCGTTCCTCGTTCTTGGGCACATAAATCCAATCGCGTCAATGTCACTTATGACTGGGGGCGGGATGGCGATCATCACGTCCGAACTCATCCAAAGCGAGATTCGACCAATTACGTGGGTCGAATGGGCGGTTTTGATGATTCCACCAGTTGTGATTCTATACAGCCTGGCTGCGTTTACTGCTGAGCGGTTTTATGGCGCCCAGTCTGAACTCGACTTAGCTATCGACGAGGCGGACGACGAACTGCTGCTTTCCGACGACTCGGAGGCAGCCGCGGACTTCGAATTCACTCGAGACCAGGCTATTGTTGGAGCGGTAATGGTTGCTTCCGTCGGGCTGTGGGTCGTTGGTTCGTTTATCGGGGTGCCAACGATAGTTCCAGCGGCACTCGCGGTCGGATTCCTATCGCTTCCTGGGATTGACATCATTACAGCCGAGGATATAACCGAAGTGAGTTGGGGGATCCTCTTCGTCATCGGGACGATGTTTTCCATCCTCGATGCGATGGAAACTTCCGGAACTCTCACCTACATCGTGGATTCGATAACCGCTATCATCCCATTTGCGTCCCTTACTCACTGGCAAATAATCGCAGTCCTTCTCGCGCTCGCTGTCTTCATCCGGATATTCTTCTCAACCGCATCAGCAGCTATCATCGTCGTTCTTCCGATCATTCTACAGTTCGGCGAATCACTCGGTGTAAACCAGCTCTATCTCGCATTTTCAGTGCTATTGATTGTTGGCTCGACAACAATACTCCCGTTCAACACAACGTCAGTTCTACTCTCATTCGACCGCGGCCCCCTCTCAAACAGTGACGTTGCCGCGTTTGGACTGGTGACGATGGTTTATGCTGTCTTCGTCATCATCTTCGCGTGGACCGTTTACTGGCCTCTGTTTATCTGA
- a CDS encoding NADP-dependent oxidoreductase, translating into MRDSNREWVFAERPEGEPDMDSFELRERDVPNPKHGELLVRVHYLSVDPYMRGRMRDAESYAEPWIVGDPMEGAVVGEVVESESDAYETGDLVTGNGTWADYSVLDADSVAPVDPSVADLPAYLGVLGMPGRTAYFGLLEVGEPKPGDTVVVSGAAGAVGSVVGQIAKLNGCRVVGFAGTDEKVAWLTDDLGFDAAINYKDVDDYRGALDDAAPGGVDVYFDNVGGPITDAVFTKLNLDARVAVCGQIAHYNDEDVPTGPRKLPQLIAPRAKVQGLLVGDYATRFGEASEQLGEWVASGDIAHRETVVDGLENAPDAFLGLFSGDNVGKQVVGVADSESE; encoded by the coding sequence ATGCGTGATTCGAACCGCGAGTGGGTGTTCGCCGAACGCCCCGAGGGCGAGCCGGACATGGACAGCTTCGAACTCCGCGAGCGCGACGTGCCGAATCCGAAGCACGGCGAACTGCTCGTGCGCGTCCACTACCTCTCCGTGGACCCCTACATGCGAGGCCGGATGCGTGACGCCGAATCGTACGCCGAGCCGTGGATCGTCGGCGACCCGATGGAGGGCGCTGTCGTCGGCGAAGTCGTCGAGAGCGAGAGCGACGCGTACGAGACCGGCGACCTCGTAACGGGCAACGGGACGTGGGCGGACTACAGCGTCCTCGACGCCGACAGCGTCGCCCCCGTCGACCCCTCGGTTGCGGATCTGCCGGCGTATCTGGGCGTCCTCGGGATGCCCGGCCGGACTGCCTACTTCGGACTGCTGGAAGTCGGCGAGCCCAAGCCCGGCGACACGGTCGTCGTCTCCGGAGCGGCGGGCGCGGTCGGCTCCGTCGTCGGTCAAATCGCGAAGCTCAACGGCTGTCGCGTCGTCGGGTTCGCGGGGACCGACGAGAAGGTCGCGTGGCTCACCGACGACCTCGGCTTCGACGCCGCAATCAACTACAAGGACGTCGACGACTACCGCGGTGCGCTCGACGACGCCGCACCCGGAGGTGTGGACGTCTACTTCGACAACGTCGGCGGCCCGATTACCGACGCCGTGTTCACGAAGCTGAACCTCGACGCACGCGTCGCCGTCTGCGGGCAGATTGCCCACTACAACGACGAGGACGTGCCGACCGGCCCGCGGAAGCTCCCACAGCTCATCGCGCCCCGCGCGAAGGTGCAGGGGCTGCTCGTCGGGGACTACGCCACGCGATTCGGTGAGGCCAGCGAGCAACTCGGCGAGTGGGTCGCGTCTGGCGACATCGCCCACCGGGAGACCGTCGTCGACGGCCTCGAAAACGCGCCCGACGCGTTCCTCGGCCTGTTCTCCGGGGACAACGTCGGCAAGCAAGTCGTCGGCGTCGCCGACTCGGAATCCGAGTAG
- a CDS encoding phosphoenolpyruvate carboxykinase (ATP): MSATNETTGDEHCESPDGRDHRGRSKRNGISPTFVCLSEHCQGEEGNRFRDLIAELDVECYVINTGAVGTDNPAAVGVEETVAILEGVARDSIDWQHDDELGLTVPSNVPGIDAEQFSVPDRVDDFDAALREERLTYLDQFDDLDDDIVDATY; this comes from the coding sequence GTGAGTGCAACGAACGAGACCACGGGAGACGAGCACTGCGAGTCTCCCGACGGTCGAGACCACCGAGGGCGTTCAAAACGCAACGGCATCTCTCCTACTTTCGTCTGCTTATCTGAACACTGCCAAGGCGAGGAGGGCAATCGCTTCCGCGACCTCATCGCCGAGCTCGACGTCGAGTGTTACGTCATCAACACGGGCGCTGTCGGCACCGACAACCCCGCCGCCGTCGGCGTCGAGGAAACCGTCGCCATCCTCGAAGGCGTCGCCCGCGACAGCATCGACTGGCAACACGACGACGAACTCGGCCTCACTGTGCCCAGCAACGTGCCGGGCATCGACGCCGAGCAGTTCAGCGTCCCCGATCGCGTCGACGACTTCGACGCCGCGCTCCGCGAAGAACGCCTGACCTACCTCGATCAGTTCGACGACCTCGACGACGACATCGTCGACGCCACCTACTGA
- a CDS encoding MmgE/PrpD family protein, which produces MESSVQRTSGPTEQLCEFVADTEYDDIPDDVVAHAKLMIRDAIGVSLAATETEPFERARAAKVREPESEHGVARVPGTSIEGTLGDVGLLDGILAHALDFDDVHPDMGGHPSSPVLSALLPTAEYLNASGKEFLRAFVLGTEAEISLADVLNPGHYERGWHPTAILGTVGAAVAVSALYDHDSETLQQTVGIASSQASGIKANFGTMTKSYHVGRAASSAIEAARLAAEGFTSNPDALEAEFGGFCDLFRGTSEYEFADHFETLGDPWKIVTPRVGFKPYPCCGSTHGAIDAALEVRKNLNDNVSVQDIASIEIEEHPRRLGHTNRPDPQTQLDAKFSVQYCVIAALQDGDIWFDDFAMDAVEDDQRRACLSGVTVQERAGEFAEDEWGARVTVTLGDGIEESARVACPKGSAENPMSSAELKRKYHRCATRLLSADRADESADVLDRLEEVEDITELIDSIVSGSPSLKREPSGER; this is translated from the coding sequence ATGGAATCGTCTGTCCAACGGACGTCCGGACCGACCGAACAGCTCTGTGAGTTTGTCGCGGATACCGAGTACGACGACATCCCAGATGACGTTGTCGCACACGCGAAGCTGATGATTCGCGACGCCATCGGCGTCTCGCTCGCTGCGACGGAGACCGAGCCCTTCGAACGCGCACGAGCGGCGAAGGTCAGGGAACCTGAATCAGAACACGGCGTTGCTCGAGTACCCGGAACATCGATCGAAGGAACGCTCGGCGACGTTGGACTGCTTGACGGCATCCTTGCACACGCCCTCGACTTTGATGACGTTCATCCAGATATGGGAGGACATCCATCATCACCGGTACTCAGCGCGTTACTGCCGACTGCAGAATACCTGAACGCGTCCGGAAAGGAGTTTCTCCGAGCGTTCGTACTCGGAACTGAGGCCGAAATCTCGCTCGCAGACGTGCTCAATCCCGGCCACTACGAGCGCGGTTGGCATCCGACTGCAATCCTCGGAACGGTTGGTGCTGCGGTCGCTGTTAGCGCTCTATACGACCACGATAGCGAAACCCTCCAACAGACAGTCGGCATCGCATCATCCCAAGCAAGTGGTATCAAGGCGAACTTCGGAACGATGACGAAATCCTACCACGTCGGCCGTGCCGCATCCTCAGCGATTGAGGCGGCACGCCTCGCTGCTGAAGGATTCACGTCGAACCCTGACGCTCTCGAGGCCGAATTTGGTGGGTTCTGCGATCTATTCCGGGGAACCTCCGAGTACGAGTTCGCGGATCATTTCGAGACACTTGGCGATCCTTGGAAGATCGTCACCCCACGGGTCGGTTTCAAGCCCTATCCATGCTGTGGGAGTACACATGGGGCGATTGACGCCGCGCTCGAAGTTCGCAAAAACTTGAATGATAATGTTAGCGTCCAAGATATCGCATCTATCGAAATCGAAGAACATCCACGGCGTCTCGGCCATACGAATCGGCCAGATCCACAAACACAGCTTGACGCCAAATTCAGCGTCCAATACTGTGTCATCGCAGCCCTTCAGGATGGCGACATTTGGTTCGACGACTTCGCCATGGATGCTGTTGAGGACGACCAGCGACGGGCTTGTTTGAGCGGCGTTACTGTTCAGGAACGCGCCGGGGAGTTTGCCGAGGACGAATGGGGTGCGCGGGTAACGGTCACGCTGGGCGACGGTATCGAAGAATCTGCGAGAGTCGCTTGCCCGAAAGGTTCTGCAGAGAACCCCATGAGTAGCGCCGAACTCAAGCGCAAGTATCATCGCTGTGCGACTCGCTTGCTTTCGGCTGACCGGGCCGATGAATCAGCAGACGTGCTCGACCGTCTCGAGGAGGTCGAGGACATCACGGAACTAATTGACAGTATTGTATCAGGAAGCCCCAGCCTCAAGCGCGAGCCGTCAGGCGAGCGGTAG
- the icd gene encoding isocitrate dehydrogenase (NADP(+)): MSYENVDIPESGEKITYDEDADEIQVPDTPIIPIIFGDGIGNDVAPAAQNVLDAAAEATGRNIEWARVLAGESAREEYDENLPEETVEAIRDHRVAIKGPLTTPVGAGFRSLNVALRKKLDLYANVRPTYYLDGVPSPVKNPEAMDMVNFRENTEDVYAGIEWEAGTDDVEAARDFVEDEMGVDDVIHDGPVGIGIKPISEFGTKRLVRRAIEYAIENDRDSVTLIHKGNIMKFTEGAFRDWGYEVAAEDFPEETIDEDTLWEEYDGDAPEDTVVVKDRIADNMLQQLLTRTDNYDVLAMPNLNGDYLSDAAGAQIGGLGIAPGANFGDGRVLAEPVHGSAPKHAGKDKANPTALILSGKLMLESIGWDDAADLVHEAVENQISEHRVTYDLERQVEGGVKLSTSEYAQEVVERIKALA, encoded by the coding sequence ATGAGCTACGAGAACGTCGACATCCCCGAGAGCGGGGAGAAGATTACCTACGACGAGGACGCCGACGAAATCCAGGTTCCGGACACCCCGATCATCCCCATCATCTTCGGGGACGGCATCGGGAACGACGTCGCCCCCGCCGCACAGAACGTACTCGACGCCGCCGCCGAAGCGACCGGCCGCAACATCGAGTGGGCGCGCGTCCTCGCCGGCGAATCCGCACGCGAGGAGTACGACGAGAACCTCCCCGAAGAGACCGTCGAGGCCATCCGCGACCACCGCGTCGCCATCAAGGGCCCGCTGACGACCCCCGTCGGTGCCGGCTTCCGCAGCCTCAACGTCGCGCTCCGCAAGAAACTCGACCTCTACGCGAACGTCCGCCCCACCTACTACCTCGACGGCGTCCCCTCCCCCGTCAAGAACCCCGAGGCGATGGACATGGTGAACTTCCGGGAGAACACCGAGGACGTCTACGCCGGCATCGAATGGGAGGCCGGCACCGACGACGTCGAGGCGGCCCGCGACTTCGTCGAGGACGAGATGGGTGTTGATGATGTGATTCACGACGGCCCGGTTGGAATCGGCATCAAGCCCATCTCGGAGTTCGGCACGAAGCGCCTCGTTCGCCGCGCCATCGAGTACGCCATCGAAAACGACCGTGACTCGGTGACGCTCATCCACAAGGGCAACATCATGAAGTTCACCGAGGGCGCGTTCCGCGACTGGGGCTACGAGGTCGCCGCCGAGGACTTCCCCGAGGAAACCATCGACGAGGACACCCTCTGGGAGGAGTACGACGGCGACGCCCCCGAGGACACGGTCGTCGTCAAGGACCGCATCGCGGACAACATGCTCCAGCAGCTCCTGACGCGCACGGACAACTACGACGTCCTCGCGATGCCGAACCTCAACGGCGACTACCTCAGCGACGCCGCGGGCGCCCAGATCGGCGGCCTCGGCATCGCGCCCGGCGCGAACTTCGGCGACGGCCGCGTGCTCGCCGAACCCGTCCACGGCTCCGCGCCCAAGCACGCCGGCAAGGACAAGGCGAACCCGACCGCGCTGATTCTCTCCGGCAAACTCATGCTTGAGTCCATCGGCTGGGACGACGCCGCCGACCTCGTCCACGAAGCCGTCGAGAACCAGATTAGCGAGCACCGCGTCACCTACGACCTCGAACGCCAGGTCGAAGGCGGCGTCAAGCTCTCCACCTCCGAGTACGCCCAGGAAGTCGTCGAACGCATCAAAGCTCTCGCCTAA